A genomic window from Erythrobacter sp. BLCC-B19 includes:
- a CDS encoding serine hydrolase domain-containing protein, with translation MIAGRLDQAIHTAAADPAVPGVLAAVHAPGLGLTWQGATAHELMDGSTGHSPDTPFRLASTTKMVVACAVFRLIEQGRLGLHDPIIGMIDPAIAGQLRGGEFDPERIVLAHLLGHTSGLRDHVAEPSYAAAVMAEPQRRWSRQEQIALALAAGPPLGAPGTWFRYSDTGYVILGDIIERAAGQRLGPAVRELIGYETLGLAATWWEEDEPAPPAVLLRAAQYMADDEASGHDPSFDLFGGGGLISTVGDLVKLTRALVLGEVFDRPATLAAAYLISPATRAPEAFFVHSNAFMLFPVGARFGWGHAGFWGCVGVCLPDRDITIAATINQARPETPDRLLRLVADLFAALEG, from the coding sequence ATGATCGCCGGACGGCTGGATCAGGCGATCCACACAGCCGCCGCCGATCCCGCCGTGCCTGGGGTGCTGGCGGCGGTGCATGCGCCGGGGCTGGGGCTGACATGGCAGGGCGCAACCGCGCACGAGCTGATGGACGGCAGCACCGGCCATTCGCCTGACACCCCGTTCCGCCTCGCCAGCACCACCAAGATGGTGGTCGCCTGCGCGGTGTTTCGCCTGATCGAGCAGGGGCGGCTTGGCCTGCATGATCCGATCATCGGCATGATCGATCCCGCGATTGCCGGACAGTTGCGCGGCGGGGAGTTTGATCCCGAACGGATCGTCCTTGCCCACCTGCTCGGCCATACCAGCGGGCTGCGCGATCATGTTGCCGAGCCCAGCTATGCCGCCGCCGTCATGGCCGAACCGCAGCGCCGCTGGAGCAGGCAGGAGCAGATCGCGCTGGCGCTTGCCGCCGGGCCGCCCTTGGGAGCGCCGGGGACGTGGTTCCGCTATTCCGACACGGGCTACGTTATCCTCGGCGACATTATCGAGCGCGCCGCCGGTCAGCGGCTTGGGCCTGCGGTGCGAGAGCTGATCGGTTACGAGACGCTCGGGCTTGCGGCGACCTGGTGGGAGGAGGACGAGCCCGCCCCACCCGCGGTCCTTCTGCGCGCGGCGCAATACATGGCCGATGACGAGGCGAGCGGGCATGATCCTAGCTTCGATCTGTTCGGCGGCGGGGGGCTCATCAGCACGGTCGGCGATCTGGTAAAGCTCACCCGCGCGCTGGTGCTGGGCGAGGTGTTCGACCGGCCCGCCACGCTGGCGGCGGCCTATCTCATCAGCCCCGCAACCCGCGCGCCCGAGGCGTTCTTCGTCCATTCCAACGCCTTCATGCTGTTCCCGGTGGGAGCACGCTTCGGGTGGGGCCATGCGGGCTTCTGGGGCTGCGTCGGCGTCTGCCTGCCCGACCGCGACATCACCATCGCCGCGACCATCAACCAGGCCCGCCCTGAGACGCCCGACCGGCTGTTACGGCTGGTCGCCGATCTGTTCGCCGCACTGGAGGGATGA
- a CDS encoding nuclear transport factor 2 family protein, whose protein sequence is MNEVERLIQRQVETYNAHDLDGFVACFAEGAVLTELASGRVFAEGRNAIRAAYATTFTRVPRAGVTITQRLSAGTIVVDIERIHADGSHAVAIYRVEAGAITHLWLVPPALVGAIAV, encoded by the coding sequence ATGAATGAAGTGGAACGCCTGATCCAGCGGCAGGTCGAAACCTATAACGCCCATGATCTGGACGGCTTTGTCGCCTGCTTTGCCGAAGGGGCAGTGCTGACCGAGCTGGCCTCGGGCCGGGTCTTTGCCGAGGGGCGCAACGCGATCAGGGCGGCCTATGCGACGACCTTTACCCGCGTGCCCCGCGCCGGCGTGACGATAACGCAGCGCCTCAGCGCAGGGACGATCGTGGTCGATATCGAGCGCATTCACGCCGACGGCAGCCATGCGGTGGCGATCTACCGGGTCGAGGCGGGGGCGATCACGCACCTGTGGCTCGTCCCGCCCGCGCTGGTTGGAGCGATCGCGGTCTAG
- a CDS encoding alanine racemase — translation MNEPHASLIADEVALPAAVIRKPALDHNLAWMQAFADAHGLSLAPHGKTTMSPELMSLQIAAGAWGMTAAHPLHARLYAEWEIGRIIIANQVVGRRSLETLAGVLADFPAAEVHCLVDSIAGVDALAQALEGAPGAGRLKVLIEIGDSGQRAGVRSAGEALAVAAAAAAAPALRLAGVEIFEGVHAHSDASGAHLARFAEAVRAIDAAGLFESDEVIVSAGGSLFFDQAARTMLAAASTTRPLRPVLRSGCYLTHDHGMYAAGFAGIAARGLVNLPKGGLQPALEVWAHIQSRPESGQAIAALGKRHISSDAGLPVPLWHVRPGRDAAPRALEGVTTERLFDQHACLIVPPACDLAFGDLIGFGISHPCTTFDKWRRLHLVDAAYRVVGGVSTHFGIA, via the coding sequence ATGAACGAGCCACATGCCAGCCTCATCGCCGATGAGGTCGCGCTGCCTGCGGCGGTGATCCGCAAGCCTGCGCTCGATCACAATCTGGCGTGGATGCAGGCCTTCGCCGATGCCCACGGCCTCAGCCTTGCGCCCCATGGCAAGACCACCATGAGCCCTGAACTGATGTCGCTCCAGATCGCCGCCGGGGCGTGGGGGATGACCGCCGCCCATCCTTTGCATGCGCGGCTCTATGCCGAATGGGAGATCGGGCGGATCATCATCGCCAATCAGGTCGTCGGCCGCCGCAGCCTCGAGACGCTGGCGGGGGTGCTGGCGGATTTTCCGGCAGCAGAGGTCCATTGCCTCGTCGACAGCATCGCCGGGGTCGATGCGCTGGCACAGGCGCTGGAGGGGGCGCCGGGGGCGGGGCGATTGAAGGTGCTGATCGAAATCGGCGATTCCGGCCAGCGCGCAGGCGTGCGCTCGGCGGGAGAGGCGCTCGCCGTCGCCGCCGCTGCCGCCGCCGCACCGGCGCTGCGGCTTGCCGGGGTCGAGATCTTCGAGGGCGTCCATGCCCACAGCGATGCCAGCGGCGCGCACTTGGCCCGCTTTGCCGAGGCGGTGCGCGCGATCGATGCGGCAGGCCTTTTCGAAAGTGACGAGGTGATCGTGTCAGCCGGGGGCTCGCTGTTCTTCGATCAGGCCGCGCGCACCATGCTAGCCGCCGCAAGCACCACCCGGCCGCTCCGTCCGGTGCTCCGCAGCGGCTGCTACCTCACCCACGATCACGGCATGTATGCCGCAGGCTTTGCCGGGATCGCCGCGCGCGGGCTCGTGAACCTCCCCAAAGGCGGGCTCCAGCCTGCGCTGGAAGTCTGGGCGCACATCCAGTCGCGTCCCGAATCCGGGCAGGCCATCGCCGCGCTGGGCAAGCGCCATATCTCCAGCGATGCGGGCCTGCCGGTGCCGCTGTGGCATGTTCGTCCGGGCCGCGACGCTGCGCCGCGGGCGCTGGAAGGCGTCACGACCGAGCGCCTGTTCGATCAGCACGCCTGTCTGATCGTCCCGCCCGCTTGCGACCTTGCCTTTGGCGACTTGATAGGGTTCGGAATCTCGCACCCTTGCACTACCTTCGACAAGTGGCGGCGCCTGCACCTCGTCGATGCGGCATACCGCGTGGTCGGCGGCGTCTCGACCCACTTCGGGATCGCCTGA
- a CDS encoding M81 family metallopeptidase gives MARLFIAALVTETNSFAPFPTGRSAFEENGITRDGSAADPAGPLALFRRMAEAEGLEVIESISTFAQPGGRVVGEAYRGLRDAILADCIAAGPLDMVLLQLHGAMMAEDEDDCEGDLLARMRNLLSDAVIGAVLDCHCHLTPAMVRAADCLIAVKEYPHIDFAERAAELFTICNAARQSKMRPVPALVDTGMIGIYPTFAGPMRALVDGLHEIEQRTGILSATIAHGFPWGDTADTGTRVLCYADGDAEAAAATAQEIAASLIAARESLRPDYPDIATSLDRAAALEGPVVLADHADNPGGGAPGDSTFFLAAVLERGLRNVAIASFHDPAVVRIADDAGVGARIAVRLGGKTGPTSGDPLDLEVEVMAITRDLAQMAIDVPYSMGSAVWLRHAGVDIVVCAKRAGVFATSIFEDLGIRLAERHIVIVKSSSHHEAAYNPIARHTWKVATPGALDLDFTRLAYQRRARDFHPLVDPPPPAQLIDLA, from the coding sequence ATGGCCCGGCTGTTCATCGCTGCGCTGGTGACCGAAACCAACAGTTTTGCCCCGTTCCCGACCGGCCGCAGCGCCTTCGAGGAGAACGGGATCACGCGCGATGGATCGGCCGCTGATCCTGCCGGTCCGCTCGCGCTGTTCCGCCGCATGGCCGAGGCCGAGGGGCTGGAGGTGATCGAAAGCATCTCGACTTTCGCGCAGCCGGGCGGGCGCGTGGTGGGCGAGGCTTACCGCGGGTTGCGTGACGCCATCCTTGCCGATTGCATCGCCGCCGGGCCGCTCGACATGGTGCTGCTCCAGCTCCACGGGGCGATGATGGCCGAGGACGAGGACGATTGCGAAGGCGATCTGCTTGCCCGGATGCGCAATCTGCTGTCTGACGCCGTGATTGGCGCGGTGCTCGATTGCCATTGTCACCTGACGCCAGCGATGGTGCGTGCGGCGGACTGCCTGATCGCGGTCAAGGAATACCCCCATATCGACTTTGCCGAGCGCGCGGCGGAACTGTTCACGATCTGCAATGCCGCGCGGCAAAGCAAAATGCGGCCTGTGCCGGCGCTGGTCGATACCGGGATGATCGGCATCTACCCGACCTTCGCCGGGCCAATGCGCGCTCTGGTTGATGGCCTGCACGAAATCGAGCAACGCACGGGCATCCTCTCTGCCACCATTGCTCACGGCTTTCCCTGGGGCGACACCGCCGATACCGGCACGCGGGTGCTGTGCTATGCCGATGGCGATGCCGAGGCTGCCGCTGCGACCGCGCAGGAAATCGCTGCCAGCCTGATCGCCGCGCGCGAAAGCCTACGGCCCGATTACCCGGACATCGCCACCTCGCTGGACAGAGCTGCCGCGCTTGAGGGCCCGGTGGTTCTTGCCGATCATGCCGACAATCCGGGCGGCGGCGCGCCGGGGGACAGCACGTTCTTCCTTGCTGCCGTGCTGGAACGGGGGCTGCGCAATGTCGCCATTGCCAGCTTCCACGATCCCGCCGTGGTCCGCATCGCCGACGATGCAGGGGTGGGCGCGCGCATTGCTGTGCGGCTTGGCGGCAAGACCGGGCCGACTTCGGGCGATCCGCTCGACCTCGAGGTCGAAGTGATGGCCATCACCCGCGATCTCGCCCAGATGGCGATCGACGTGCCCTATTCGATGGGCTCGGCCGTCTGGCTGCGCCATGCCGGGGTTGATATCGTGGTTTGTGCCAAGCGCGCCGGTGTGTTCGCCACATCGATCTTCGAGGATCTCGGCATCCGCCTTGCCGAGCGGCACATCGTCATCGTCAAGTCGAGCAGCCATCACGAGGCCGCCTACAATCCGATCGCGCGCCATACCTGGAAAGTCGCTACGCCCGGCGCGCTGGATCTCGACTTCACCCGCCTCGCGTATCAACGGCGCGCGCGCGATTTTCATCCGCTTGTCGATCCGCCGCCGCCTGCGCAGCTGATCGACCTTGCATGA
- a CDS encoding serine hydrolase domain-containing protein produces MSTAAEQLDAIFAPANSTRAPGGVIAVRQAGAMLYRRGYGMASIEHGVANTPATRMRIGSSSKQFACMAALLLAEDGKLDLDAPLDRWVPGLPGFPAMPSARQLMNHTSGYRDHLDAAGLANGGAKIRDGWAMQMIARQTGANFAPGNGQTYCNAGYHLLSAVIDAAAGERFEDFLERRIFQPLGMTATASQPSDYVITPGLATLHVPLPGGGWRRGLFPTEEIRGEGAMVSTVDDLMRWLAELKGPHRLASAESWRMMTDAPLLPDGTRAIYALGLHRHIYRGVEVIHHAGGVIGGAAQVMHVPAHDLDIVMLSNGGPLQPIPTVWRILDTLLESELSPPLPPLASAGDFAHLEGAFYGGADGTLVGFGAVGEVLGISFIGTPPFPILRDHGDRLVVGFEESALGPLVIDKASLAAPAPGQPPETIAFSESGRRQTLHRLTITDADAARIGSALGGRYHSIDLAAEATINPGHPAPIAVRGEFGQVEGAVRILSEEFAVVTEPGADLPSAAIHFERDGARITGFRVSAPRSRGLRFERQG; encoded by the coding sequence TTGAGCACGGCGGCCGAACAGCTCGACGCGATTTTCGCGCCCGCAAACAGCACCCGCGCGCCGGGCGGCGTTATTGCCGTCCGGCAGGCGGGCGCGATGCTCTACCGGCGCGGCTATGGCATGGCGAGCATCGAGCACGGGGTCGCCAACACCCCTGCTACGCGCATGCGGATCGGATCGTCGAGCAAGCAGTTCGCTTGCATGGCCGCGCTGCTGCTGGCCGAGGACGGCAAGCTCGATCTCGATGCCCCGCTTGACCGCTGGGTGCCGGGTCTCCCGGGTTTTCCCGCCATGCCGAGCGCAAGGCAGCTGATGAACCACACCAGCGGCTACCGCGATCATCTCGATGCGGCAGGCCTTGCCAATGGGGGCGCGAAAATCCGGGATGGCTGGGCGATGCAGATGATCGCCCGCCAGACAGGTGCGAACTTTGCTCCGGGCAACGGCCAGACCTATTGCAACGCGGGATATCACCTTCTCTCGGCCGTGATCGACGCGGCGGCGGGCGAGCGGTTCGAGGATTTCCTCGAACGGCGCATCTTCCAGCCGCTGGGCATGACCGCAACCGCATCGCAGCCGAGCGATTATGTCATCACTCCGGGCCTTGCCACGCTCCATGTCCCGCTGCCCGGTGGCGGCTGGCGGCGCGGTCTGTTCCCGACCGAGGAGATTCGCGGCGAAGGGGCGATGGTCTCCACGGTCGATGATCTGATGCGCTGGCTGGCGGAGCTGAAGGGCCCGCACCGGCTGGCGAGCGCGGAAAGCTGGCGGATGATGACCGATGCGCCGCTGCTGCCCGATGGCACCCGCGCAATCTATGCGCTGGGTCTGCATCGCCACATCTATCGCGGGGTCGAAGTGATCCACCACGCCGGCGGGGTGATCGGCGGGGCAGCGCAGGTGATGCATGTGCCAGCGCACGATCTCGACATCGTGATGCTGAGCAATGGCGGGCCGCTTCAGCCGATCCCGACCGTGTGGCGCATTCTCGATACGCTGCTGGAGAGCGAGCTTAGCCCGCCCCTCCCGCCGCTGGCGAGCGCTGGCGATTTCGCCCATCTGGAAGGCGCCTTCTATGGCGGAGCGGATGGCACGCTGGTGGGCTTTGGCGCAGTTGGCGAGGTGCTGGGGATCTCCTTCATCGGCACCCCGCCCTTCCCGATCCTGCGCGATCATGGCGACAGGCTGGTGGTGGGCTTCGAGGAATCCGCGCTGGGCCCGCTGGTGATCGACAAGGCGAGCCTTGCAGCCCCGGCCCCGGGTCAGCCGCCCGAAACCATCGCCTTCAGCGAATCAGGCCGGCGCCAGACCCTGCACCGCCTGACCATCACCGATGCCGACGCCGCCCGGATCGGAAGCGCACTGGGTGGGCGTTATCACAGCATCGATCTGGCCGCCGAGGCGACCATCAACCCCGGCCACCCGGCCCCGATTGCCGTGCGCGGCGAGTTCGGGCAGGTTGAAGGCGCTGTCCGCATCCTGTCGGAGGAATTTGCCGTGGTGACCGAACCGGGTGCCGATCTCCCCAGCGCCGCGATCCATTTCGAGCGTGACGGCGCGCGCATCACCGGCTTCCGCGTCAGCGCGCCGCGCAGCCGGGGCCTCCGGTTCGAGCGGCAGGGATGA
- a CDS encoding MFS transporter: MAEIHLSTPGPMPTDAPAPARPSLAYAWYTLGVLVVVTLFAFIDRQVIILLAEQIKIAFRLSDMQLGFLQGTAVAMFSAVAAYPLAWAADRIDRRLVLAVCITVWSLAVVCCGLAQSYTQILIATAMVAAAEAGLAPMTFAIIPELFPPEKRQLANSIFALVSVATGSIALALGGAMIAGVGAVQPSLPPELAGLEVWRLSFFAVALPAPFMIALLYTARLGGRGKTAEEEAQTQETVVQAGSLKDFLLGRGAAMLRLYGALGIANFGYQALLAWVVVIGLRAFSQTEAEVGAAIGLAALVATPVGFAMSLLLTRLFAERVGPAFPVRLLMFGYLVSGPVLGLLWLAPSAEVFYAIIFVGYAINITMGMILPTAIQSLAPPALRARAISVNFVVNVLLASLAAPLVGFLSDSFGSEPRVILTSALMITVPSLIVAGLVLLTAQKAFAEALAEARARGEAA; the protein is encoded by the coding sequence ATGGCTGAGATTCATCTGAGCACCCCCGGGCCGATGCCTACCGATGCACCCGCACCGGCGCGGCCTTCGCTCGCCTATGCCTGGTACACGCTGGGCGTGCTGGTGGTGGTGACACTGTTCGCCTTCATCGACCGGCAGGTGATCATTCTGCTGGCCGAGCAGATCAAGATCGCCTTCCGGCTATCGGACATGCAACTGGGCTTTCTGCAGGGGACGGCGGTGGCGATGTTCTCGGCAGTGGCGGCCTATCCGCTCGCCTGGGCGGCGGACCGGATCGATCGGCGGCTGGTGCTGGCGGTGTGCATCACTGTCTGGAGCCTCGCGGTGGTCTGCTGCGGCCTCGCGCAAAGCTACACCCAGATCCTGATCGCGACTGCGATGGTCGCCGCGGCCGAGGCGGGGCTGGCGCCAATGACTTTTGCGATCATCCCCGAGCTCTTCCCGCCCGAAAAGCGCCAGCTGGCCAATTCGATCTTCGCGCTGGTTTCAGTGGCGACGGGCTCGATTGCGCTGGCGCTGGGGGGTGCGATGATTGCCGGGGTGGGCGCGGTGCAGCCCTCGCTGCCGCCGGAACTGGCGGGGCTGGAGGTTTGGCGATTGTCCTTCTTCGCGGTCGCCTTGCCTGCGCCCTTCATGATCGCGCTGCTCTACACCGCAAGGCTGGGCGGGCGCGGCAAGACGGCCGAGGAGGAGGCGCAGACGCAGGAGACGGTAGTGCAGGCCGGCTCGCTCAAGGACTTCCTGCTGGGGCGCGGCGCTGCGATGCTGCGGCTTTACGGGGCGCTGGGCATCGCCAATTTCGGCTATCAGGCACTGCTTGCGTGGGTGGTGGTGATCGGCCTGCGCGCCTTTTCCCAGACAGAAGCCGAAGTCGGCGCGGCGATCGGGTTGGCGGCGCTGGTGGCAACCCCGGTCGGCTTTGCCATGAGTCTGTTGCTCACCCGCCTGTTCGCGGAGCGGGTCGGGCCGGCCTTTCCGGTGCGGCTGCTGATGTTCGGTTATCTGGTCTCCGGCCCGGTGCTCGGTCTGCTGTGGCTCGCGCCCTCGGCCGAGGTGTTCTATGCGATCATCTTCGTGGGCTATGCCATCAACATCACGATGGGCATGATCCTGCCGACCGCGATCCAGTCGCTTGCGCCCCCGGCGCTGCGTGCGCGGGCGATTTCGGTGAATTTCGTGGTCAATGTGCTGCTTGCGTCGCTCGCCGCGCCGCTGGTCGGGTTCCTGTCGGACAGCTTCGGTAGCGAGCCACGCGTGATCCTGACGAGCGCGCTGATGATCACTGTGCCCAGCCTGATTGTCGCCGGGCTGGTGCTGCTGACCGCGCAGAAGGCCTTTGCCGAGGCGCTGGCCGAGGCCAGGGCACGGGGCGAGGCGGCCTAG
- a CDS encoding TonB-dependent receptor codes for MQGKMIRRVALLGSTAAIMTALAPQAALAQDSADNGDQANPANRNEIIVTANKREERLLDVAGSISVVGGEDLEQRQALDLQDIARSVAGLNLQQGATPGVNRIILRGLNAGGDGATVASVVDDAPLSFSGANTNGAFVASDFQAYDLQRIEVLRGPQGTLYGATSEGGLIRYVTNRADPSGFAAGGEVGGASVDQGGSDGFARAYMNLPLGENAAIRFTGFYDGIPGWGENPQLGEDEINGGRRYGGRASLFLQPTDSLTITALALYQDGKFFGNGAVEANGLTNPANPFGLVNGYTYRSNTRNFATNKYQLYSLNMNLDVGFGTLQSITSYGEVDVVSLNDVQPFANALAPNSSVRSNNTVGLGKFTQELRLASDVGGETSGTRLDWQLGFFYTKEDVDFLQDFTVLAQPLLTPIASFVSNTLPSQFEDVAGYANATLHFGERFDIEFGLRVARNNQRSQLTQSGLAVGGTTIVSPARTSAETATTFQIAPRFRINDDAMIYARVARGYRPGGPQIPVPGAPATLPDSFGSDSTLNYEIGFKGSLFDKMLTVNVAAFYIDWTDVQVLTGVIVGGNQFTITGNVGEAVSKGFEWGFELRPTDGLTLSAIGAYTDATFTRAEPAIGALDGDNLPYVADLTSTIGFNYETALSDNWDGFVAGSWTYTGERVSDFPFKIELPSFSTFDAQIGVRSGKYAVELFGKNLSDERGITNFVPVGATGGVGTMGIIRPRTIGIRLTADF; via the coding sequence ATGCAGGGGAAGATGATCCGCCGGGTGGCCTTGCTGGGCAGCACCGCAGCGATAATGACCGCCTTGGCTCCGCAGGCCGCGCTAGCGCAGGACAGTGCGGACAACGGGGACCAAGCCAACCCCGCCAACCGCAACGAAATCATCGTCACCGCCAACAAGCGTGAGGAACGCCTACTCGATGTGGCGGGCAGTATCTCGGTGGTCGGCGGGGAAGATCTGGAGCAGCGCCAGGCGCTCGATCTGCAGGACATTGCCCGCTCGGTGGCAGGGCTCAATCTCCAGCAAGGCGCGACGCCGGGGGTCAACCGCATCATCCTGCGCGGCCTCAATGCCGGGGGTGACGGGGCGACGGTCGCCTCGGTGGTCGATGATGCACCGCTCAGCTTTTCGGGCGCGAACACCAACGGGGCCTTCGTCGCCAGCGACTTCCAGGCCTATGACCTCCAACGCATCGAAGTGCTGCGCGGGCCGCAGGGCACGCTCTACGGCGCGACTTCGGAAGGCGGCCTGATCCGCTACGTCACCAACCGGGCCGACCCGTCGGGCTTTGCCGCCGGCGGCGAAGTCGGCGGCGCATCGGTCGATCAGGGTGGCAGCGACGGTTTTGCCCGCGCCTACATGAACCTGCCGCTGGGCGAGAACGCCGCGATCCGCTTCACCGGCTTTTACGACGGCATCCCCGGCTGGGGCGAAAACCCGCAACTGGGCGAGGACGAGATCAATGGCGGGCGGCGCTATGGCGGACGGGCGAGCCTGTTCCTGCAGCCGACCGACAGTCTGACGATTACCGCACTGGCGCTCTATCAGGACGGCAAGTTCTTCGGGAACGGCGCGGTTGAAGCGAACGGGCTGACCAACCCCGCCAATCCCTTCGGGCTGGTTAACGGCTACACCTACCGCAGCAACACCCGCAACTTCGCGACCAACAAGTACCAGCTCTACAGCCTCAACATGAACCTTGATGTCGGCTTCGGCACGCTGCAATCGATCACCAGCTACGGCGAGGTCGATGTGGTGAGCCTCAACGACGTGCAGCCCTTTGCCAATGCATTGGCGCCCAATTCCTCGGTGCGCAGCAACAACACGGTCGGGCTGGGCAAGTTCACACAGGAATTGCGGCTCGCTTCGGATGTCGGCGGCGAGACCTCGGGCACCCGGCTCGATTGGCAGCTGGGCTTCTTCTACACCAAGGAAGATGTCGATTTCCTTCAGGATTTCACCGTCCTTGCCCAGCCCTTGCTGACCCCGATCGCCAGCTTCGTGTCGAACACGCTGCCCTCGCAGTTCGAGGACGTGGCGGGCTATGCCAATGCGACACTGCATTTCGGCGAGCGGTTCGATATCGAGTTCGGCCTGCGCGTCGCGCGCAACAATCAGCGCTCGCAGCTGACCCAGTCTGGCCTTGCCGTGGGCGGCACGACTATCGTCAGCCCGGCCCGCACCTCGGCGGAAACCGCCACGACCTTCCAGATCGCACCGCGTTTCCGGATCAATGACGATGCCATGATCTACGCCCGCGTCGCACGCGGCTATCGTCCCGGCGGGCCGCAGATCCCGGTGCCTGGAGCCCCTGCCACCCTGCCCGATAGCTTCGGCAGCGACAGCACGCTGAACTACGAAATCGGCTTCAAGGGCTCGCTGTTCGACAAGATGCTGACAGTCAATGTCGCGGCTTTCTATATCGACTGGACGGATGTGCAGGTGCTGACTGGCGTCATCGTCGGCGGCAACCAGTTCACCATCACCGGCAATGTCGGCGAAGCGGTGAGCAAGGGCTTCGAATGGGGCTTCGAACTGCGTCCCACCGACGGCCTGACGCTGAGCGCGATCGGTGCCTACACCGATGCGACCTTCACCCGCGCCGAACCCGCCATCGGCGCGCTGGACGGTGACAACCTGCCCTATGTCGCAGACCTGACGAGCACCATCGGCTTCAACTACGAAACCGCCTTGTCGGACAATTGGGACGGATTTGTCGCGGGCAGCTGGACCTATACCGGCGAACGCGTGTCCGACTTCCCGTTCAAGATCGAATTGCCGAGCTTCTCGACCTTCGATGCTCAGATCGGCGTGCGCTCGGGCAAGTATGCTGTCGAACTGTTCGGCAAGAATCTGTCGGATGAGCGCGGGATCACCAACTTCGTCCCGGTCGGGGCGACCGGCGGGGTCGGCACGATGGGGATCATCCGCCCGCGCACCATCGGCATCAGGCTCACGGCCGACTTTTGA